DNA sequence from the Leptospirillum ferrooxidans C2-3 genome:
GGAGCCGAAGTTGTCCCATGATCTTCTGCGCCTTGCTTCTTGTATCAGCGATAAACAGGAGCAGGTCACCGGATTCAGCCTCAAGGCTGTTGATAATGGCTTTCTGCGTGGCTTCAGGAAAAAATTTGGCGATTGGGCTTGATAATTCACCGGATTCCCACTTCATCCACGCAAGTCCGCTGGCTCCCTGGGAAATTGTCCATTGTGTGAGGGTGTCCATCTCTTTTCGGGATAAGGACGCGCCTCCAGGGTAACGGATTCCAATGACTGAGCCATCCTTTTTTTCGAGAACGTCGAGGAAGACCTTAAACGTGCTTCCAGCGACATGCTCATCTAGCCGCACCAGCTTGAGATCAAACCTGAGGTCCGGTTTGTCTGTTCCATAATGGTCCATGGCCTCCTGATACGTGAGACGCATGAAGGGTTTTTGCGGAATGTGATGCGTAAATTGTGCAAAGAGTGCTGCTACCATCTTTTCCATTTCGGATAGAAAATGATCGACAGTCAGAAAAGATGCTTCAATATCAACTTGAGTGAATTCAGGCTGACGGTCAGAGCGCAAGTCCTCATCCCTGAAACAACGAGCGATTTGGTAGTATTTTTCTACTCCTCCCACCATTAAAAGCTGCTTGAAAAGTTGAGGAGATTGGGGCAGGGCATAGAAAGAACCTTTTTCAAGCCTGGATGGGACAAGAAAATCTCTGGCTCCTTCCGGAGTGGACTTTGTCAGAATAGGGGTTTCTATTTCCCAAAAACCTTGAGAAACCAGATGATTCCTTAAAAAGTGGGTCACTTCGCTTCGAAGTTTCATGTTGCGGCGCAGTTCCGGCCTTCTCATGTCAAGATATCGATAAGTGAGTCGGAGTGTTTCAGAGATCTCTGTCCGGTCATCGATGGGAAAAGGGGGTGTGGGGGATGTATTGAGAACGGTTATGGTGGCTGTCCTGATTTCAAGACTCCCTGTAGGAAGTGCTGAATTCTCTGTTCCTTCAGGTCTTTTTTCGATAGTTCCATGAACGGAAACGACCCATTCATCCCGCATTGATTTTGCTGCTTCTATCAGATGGGGGTTTTTCTCGGTATCAATCACCACCTGGGCGAGGCCAGATCGATCCCTTAAGTCAAAAAACAGGAGAGAACCATGATCCCTGACGGTTTGTACCCAACCTGAAAGTGTTGTCATTGACCCTATAGGAAGGGTAACAATATCGATAATGGGGTGCGATCGAACCATGAATTCTTCCTCTTTTTCGTAATAGATCTGTTAAGAGCGCCTTGTTTTGGGTTTGCCATTTCTTGACGGCCCCGAACCTTGTCCTGGGCGTCGGGTTGGCCGGCTGCTTGGATTATGGGGGCGAGTTCTTTCGCCACTTCCCTGAGACGAGTTTTGTCGTTCCCTTGAGGAATCTCCAGAAAAGGCATGGCCAGACTCTCTTGGCCTGTCGGAGCGGTCCCTGGACTGGAAGCGATCCCCTGAAGGCCTGTCTTGTCGATCGGAGAAGGATCTCTTCGGGCGGTCGGAATCGAATCGTCCTGCAGAAGGTGCGTGACCAGATTCTCTTGGCCTGTCGGAGCGGTCCCTGGACTGGAAGCGATCCCCTGAAGGCCTGTCTTGTCGATCGGAGAAGGATCTCTTCGGGCGGTCGGAATCGAATCGTCCTGCAGAAGGTGCGTGACCAGACTCTCTTGGTCTGTCGGAGCGGTCCCTGGACTGGAAGCGATCCACTGAGGGCCTGTCTTGTCGATCGGAGAAGGATCTCTTCGGGCGGTCGGAATCGAAGCGTCCCGCGGAAGGCGAATGTCCGGTATCTCTTGGTCTGTCGGAGCGGTCCCTGGATTGGAAGCGATCCCCTGAAGGCCTGTCTTGTCGATCGGAGAAGGATCTCTTTGGGCGGTCGGAGTCAAATCGTCCTGCAGAAGGTGCGTGACCAGACTCTCTTGGCCTGTCGGAGCGGTCCCTGGACTGGAAGCGATCCCCTGAAGGCCTGTCTTGTCGATCGGAGAAGGATCTCTTTGGGCGGTCGGAGTCAAATCGTCCTGCAGAAGGTGCGTGACCAGACTCTCTTGGCCTGTCGGAGCGGTCCCTGGACTGGAAGCGATCCCCTGAAGGCCTGTCTTGTCGATCGGAGAAGGATCTCTTCGGGCGGTCGGAATCGAAGCGTCCCGCGGAAGGCGAATGTCCGGTATCTCTTGGTCTGTCAGAGCGGTCCCTGGACTGGAAGCGATCCCCTGAAGGCCTGTCTTGTCG
Encoded proteins:
- the aspS gene encoding aspartate--tRNA ligase; amino-acid sequence: MVRSHPIIDIVTLPIGSMTTLSGWVQTVRDHGSLLFFDLRDRSGLAQVVIDTEKNPHLIEAAKSMRDEWVVSVHGTIEKRPEGTENSALPTGSLEIRTATITVLNTSPTPPFPIDDRTEISETLRLTYRYLDMRRPELRRNMKLRSEVTHFLRNHLVSQGFWEIETPILTKSTPEGARDFLVPSRLEKGSFYALPQSPQLFKQLLMVGGVEKYYQIARCFRDEDLRSDRQPEFTQVDIEASFLTVDHFLSEMEKMVAALFAQFTHHIPQKPFMRLTYQEAMDHYGTDKPDLRFDLKLVRLDEHVAGSTFKVFLDVLEKKDGSVIGIRYPGGASLSRKEMDTLTQWTISQGASGLAWMKWESGELSSPIAKFFPEATQKAIINSLEAESGDLLLFIADTRSKAQKIMGQLRLHIGDRLNLRHPDHFSLLWVVDFPMFEWNDEENRLDALHHPFTSPHFDDLEKLMTDPLSVRSNAYDLVLNGTELGGGSQRIHERTVQETVLNLLKIEKEEALQKFGFLLDALTYGAPPHLGMALGLDRLIMLLAGASSIRDVIAFPKTQKGSCLMTNAPSDVSLSQLRDLGIRLTSKD